From a region of the Bacteroidia bacterium genome:
- the pfkA gene encoding 6-phosphofructokinase has product MKTSKNIKRIAVFTSGGDAPGMNACLRAVVRTALYYDKKVTGIFRGYQGMIDGDFEKLNSRSVSNIIQRGGTIIKTARCEEFKTPEGRALAYQNLVKNEIDAVVAIGGDGTFTGAWEFMQTYSIPFVGVPGTIDNDLFGTDYTIGYDTATNTAMEAIDKIRDTASSHNRLFFIEVMGRNSGAIALRTAIAAGAEAMMIPEKPTSVEDLIKVIEKGAKSEKSSSMVVVAEGGKNGKNLYEIVEEIKKKFPEYDPKLAVIGHTQRGGSPTCFDRLLASRLGVGAVEALLDGKSEIMIGLVNDKITYTPFDKAIHMEPGVDEEIVRISKILAM; this is encoded by the coding sequence ATGAAAACATCTAAAAATATCAAAAGGATTGCTGTATTTACCAGCGGTGGTGATGCTCCCGGAATGAATGCCTGTTTGAGAGCCGTTGTCAGAACTGCCTTATATTACGACAAAAAAGTAACCGGTATTTTCAGAGGATACCAGGGAATGATAGATGGGGATTTTGAAAAATTAAATTCCCGCTCAGTTAGTAACATTATTCAACGGGGAGGAACCATCATTAAAACAGCTCGTTGCGAGGAATTTAAAACTCCGGAGGGTCGAGCCTTAGCTTACCAAAACCTGGTAAAGAATGAAATTGATGCTGTAGTAGCAATTGGAGGAGACGGAACCTTTACCGGGGCCTGGGAATTTATGCAAACCTATTCCATCCCTTTTGTAGGTGTACCCGGCACCATTGATAACGATTTGTTCGGAACCGATTATACCATAGGTTACGATACCGCTACCAATACAGCAATGGAAGCTATTGATAAAATACGAGACACGGCTTCGAGCCACAATCGCCTGTTTTTCATAGAAGTCATGGGACGAAATTCAGGTGCCATTGCCCTTCGTACTGCCATTGCCGCAGGGGCAGAAGCAATGATGATTCCTGAAAAACCAACTTCGGTCGAAGACTTAATCAAAGTAATTGAAAAGGGTGCCAAAAGCGAAAAATCTTCCAGCATGGTGGTCGTGGCTGAAGGTGGAAAAAATGGTAAAAACCTTTATGAAATCGTAGAAGAAATTAAAAAGAAATTTCCTGAATACGACCCAAAATTAGCCGTTATTGGTCATACCCAACGAGGTGGTTCTCCAACCTGTTTTGATCGCTTGCTTGCCTCCCGCCTGGGGGTTGGAGCAGTTGAAGCCTTGCTCGATGGTAAATCCGAAATTATGATAGGATTGGTCAACGATAAAATAACTTACACCCCTTTCGATAAAGCTATTCACATGGAACCCGGAGTGGACGAAGAAATTGTCCGGATTTCAAAAATTCTTGCCATGTAA
- a CDS encoding DCC1-like thiol-disulfide oxidoreductase family protein, giving the protein MESPVLFYDGYCVFCNFWVKFLYSKQKRQTIYFASLESETLSKLSSLGVEVPLVDSAFYWDGKRLYSKSDMAIQVLRQCYGIWYILGFFLGIFPRFIRNFGYDCIATVRYKVFGKFDACPVPPPEVRNLFLK; this is encoded by the coding sequence ATGGAATCGCCTGTTTTGTTTTACGATGGTTATTGTGTCTTTTGCAATTTTTGGGTAAAATTCTTATATTCCAAACAAAAAAGACAGACGATATATTTTGCAAGCCTTGAATCGGAAACCTTATCAAAATTAAGCAGTTTGGGGGTAGAAGTCCCTTTGGTTGACAGTGCTTTTTATTGGGACGGAAAGCGTTTATATTCCAAATCGGATATGGCAATTCAAGTGCTTAGACAATGTTATGGAATCTGGTATATTTTGGGATTTTTTTTGGGTATTTTCCCACGTTTTATTCGGAATTTCGGTTATGATTGTATCGCAACTGTCCGTTACAAGGTCTTTGGGAAATTTGATGCTTGTCCTGTGCCACCGCCGGAGGTTCGGAATTTATTTTTGAAATAG
- a CDS encoding Mrp/NBP35 family ATP-binding protein, producing MMITVEQVKDALSNVIEPDLGKDLITLNMVKDIAVDGKKVSFTVVLTTPACPLKDMIERACINAIIHFVDKEAEVKVEMTANVTSRRTSGALLPGVKNIIAVSSGKGGVGKSTVSSNLAVALAKQGAKVGLVDADIYGPSIPIMFDVMNEKPMLRKVEDRNLIVPIESYGVKLLSIGFFADTSQAIVWRGPMATKALNQMFADADWGELDYMIIDLPPGTGDIHLSLISAVPVTGAVVVSTPQIVALADAQKGVSMFQMPNINVPVLGIVENMAWFTPAELPENKYYIFGKDGAKVLAEKLNVPLLGQIPLVQSIREGGDVGYPTVLQETSAAALAFTELAQKVAQQVAIVNSAKMAEVTA from the coding sequence ATGATGATAACAGTTGAACAAGTTAAAGATGCCTTAAGCAATGTGATTGAACCGGATTTGGGAAAGGATTTAATAACCTTGAACATGGTAAAGGATATTGCGGTGGATGGAAAGAAGGTGAGTTTTACCGTTGTGCTTACAACTCCGGCATGTCCATTGAAAGATATGATTGAACGAGCCTGTATTAATGCCATAATCCATTTTGTAGATAAGGAAGCGGAAGTAAAGGTTGAAATGACCGCCAATGTTACTAGTCGCAGGACCTCCGGAGCTTTGTTGCCCGGTGTTAAGAATATCATTGCGGTTTCATCCGGAAAAGGTGGAGTTGGGAAGAGTACCGTTTCATCTAATTTGGCAGTAGCTTTGGCAAAGCAAGGCGCTAAAGTTGGCTTGGTGGATGCAGATATTTATGGTCCATCCATTCCAATTATGTTTGACGTAATGAATGAAAAGCCTATGCTTCGTAAAGTAGAGGATAGAAATTTGATTGTACCGATTGAAAGCTACGGGGTAAAATTGTTATCGATTGGATTTTTTGCTGATACGTCTCAAGCCATTGTGTGGAGAGGTCCAATGGCAACAAAGGCCTTGAATCAAATGTTTGCCGATGCGGATTGGGGTGAATTGGATTATATGATTATTGATTTACCTCCAGGAACGGGAGATATTCATTTGTCATTAATTTCTGCAGTTCCGGTAACAGGGGCGGTGGTGGTTTCAACACCTCAGATAGTTGCCCTCGCGGATGCTCAAAAAGGAGTTTCGATGTTTCAAATGCCGAATATCAATGTGCCGGTTTTAGGTATAGTTGAAAACATGGCTTGGTTTACTCCGGCTGAATTACCGGAGAATAAGTATTACATCTTTGGCAAGGATGGCGCTAAAGTTCTGGCTGAGAAATTAAATGTTCCCTTGTTAGGTCAAATCCCATTGGTACAAAGCATCCGTGAGGGTGGGGATGTTGGATACCCTACTGTTTTGCAGGAAACCTCAGCGGCAGCCTTGGCATT